A window of the Nisaea acidiphila genome harbors these coding sequences:
- a CDS encoding dipeptidase encodes MTQDLLAPVLARIDDGLDASVDRLVDVLRIPSISTDPKYDPDVRRAAEWMAGQLTETGFDAAVRDADKHPMVVGHMKGPEGAPHILYYGHYDVQPADPYELWDSDPFEPAIVEAERGKRIVARGAVDDKGQVMTFIEAFRAWMDVHGSLPIGVTVLLEGEEESGSESLEPFMTAHKDELKADACVVCDTGMWSVDQPAITYMLRGIVSIEVKIKGPSRDLHSGMYGGGVINPINLLAKILGDFHDESGRIQIEGFYDDVLAVGDNELTQWEGLGFDEKAFLGEIGLSTPGGEKDYSALERLWARPTLDINGITGGYQEPGGKTVIAAEASAKITCRLVPDQDPEKIIAGLKKFVSDRLPADFTLEIVHASGFPARRVPTDSPYLQSGLAGLKDEYGKDALLIGCGGSIPAVGSIKDLLGIDSLLVGFGLEDDRVHSPNEKFELVCYHRGIRSNAAIMARLAGIKG; translated from the coding sequence ATGACCCAGGACCTCCTTGCCCCCGTGCTCGCCCGTATCGATGACGGTCTCGACGCGTCGGTAGACCGGCTCGTCGATGTACTCCGCATCCCCAGCATCAGCACCGACCCGAAATACGATCCGGACGTCCGGCGCGCCGCAGAATGGATGGCGGGACAGCTGACGGAGACCGGTTTCGACGCAGCGGTGCGTGATGCGGACAAACACCCGATGGTGGTCGGCCACATGAAGGGGCCGGAAGGCGCGCCGCATATCCTCTATTACGGCCATTACGACGTGCAGCCGGCCGACCCGTACGAGCTCTGGGACAGCGACCCGTTCGAGCCTGCCATCGTCGAGGCCGAGCGCGGCAAGCGGATCGTCGCCCGCGGCGCGGTGGACGACAAGGGCCAGGTGATGACTTTCATCGAGGCCTTCCGCGCCTGGATGGATGTCCACGGCTCCCTGCCGATCGGCGTCACCGTTCTGCTGGAAGGCGAGGAGGAGAGCGGCAGCGAGAGCCTCGAGCCCTTCATGACCGCCCACAAGGACGAGCTCAAGGCAGATGCCTGCGTCGTCTGCGATACTGGCATGTGGTCCGTCGATCAGCCGGCCATTACATACATGCTGCGCGGCATCGTCTCCATCGAGGTGAAGATCAAGGGCCCGAGCCGGGACCTGCATTCCGGCATGTATGGCGGCGGCGTGATCAACCCGATCAACCTGTTGGCAAAGATCCTCGGCGATTTTCACGACGAGAGCGGTCGCATTCAAATCGAGGGCTTCTATGACGATGTGCTCGCGGTCGGCGACAACGAGCTGACGCAGTGGGAGGGCCTCGGCTTCGACGAGAAGGCCTTTCTCGGCGAAATCGGCCTGTCCACCCCGGGCGGCGAGAAAGACTACTCGGCGCTGGAAAGGCTCTGGGCCCGTCCGACCCTGGACATCAACGGCATCACCGGCGGCTATCAGGAGCCGGGCGGCAAGACCGTGATCGCCGCCGAGGCGTCCGCAAAGATTACCTGCCGCCTCGTGCCGGACCAGGATCCGGAGAAGATCATCGCCGGGCTGAAGAAGTTCGTGTCGGACCGGCTTCCGGCGGACTTCACGCTGGAGATCGTACATGCGAGCGGCTTCCCGGCCCGCCGCGTGCCGACCGACTCCCCCTACCTGCAATCCGGGCTTGCCGGGCTCAAGGACGAGTACGGCAAGGACGCCCTGCTGATCGGCTGCGGCGGCTCGATCCCGGCCGTCGGCTCGATCAAGGATCTCCTGGGGATCGACAGCCTGCTGGTCGGCTTCGGCCTTGAGGACGACCGGGTGCACAGCCCGAACGAGAAGTTCGAGCTGGTCTGCTATCACCGCGGCATCCGTTCGAATGCCGCGATCATGGCGCGGCTGGCGGGGATCAAGGGTTAA
- a CDS encoding FAD-binding and (Fe-S)-binding domain-containing protein: MTAASSHDGTLAARLDRALEGEVLFDRFSRGRYSTDASIYQVEPVGVVVPRTQDDLIAAMEIGREAGVSLLPRGGGTSQCGQTVNHSLVMDCSKHLNRIVEIDPENMRAVVEPGIALDHLNAALKPYGLFFPVDVSTASRATIGGMTANNSCGGRSIHYGIMVDNVLSIDAVLPTGEQLHFGPVPGNLGAIEAEPRYRDLVQEMRAIAGREAAEIAEKFPKLMRRVGGYNINSVDPAGHNMASMLVGSEGTLAAFRQIELKLHRIPTHRVMGVCHFPTFYKAMDATQHIVKLKPHAVELIDRNMIELARDIPIFKPMIAEFVKGEPDSVLVVEFAGEDHAACVAQLRELEVLMADLGYPDAVVDATDVRLQATIGEVRKQGLNIMMSMKQAGKPVSFIEDCAVPLEDLAEFTDRLTKVFESHGTHGTWYAHASVGCLHVRPVLNMKEEGDVKRMRAIAEAAFDMVREYKGSHSGEHGDGIVRSEFHEKMFGQRLVKAFGDVKQAFDPAGTMNPGRIVNPPKMDDRSLFRFKPGYAPMKLETALDWSEWGGFSGAVEMCNNNGACRKRDAGVMCPSFRATQNEKDLTRGRANTLRLALSGQLGPEALVSEEMKETMELCVSCKGCKRECPTGVDMARMKVEFLHHYRKKHGLGLKDRLVSYLPRYAEAASRFDYLANARDVVPGLKGLSEWLLGFSAKRSLPVWSDAPFSGAEAEGGDPDESDGRDVVLLNDTFSTYFEPENLRAALRVLQRLGYRVHVVDPRAEGGRHLCCGRTFLASGLVDEAKTEARRMIAAYLPYIRRGIPVVGLEPSCLFTLRDEFKAMLPGAETDLVAEHALLFEEFIAREQKAGKISASFKPVARKALVHGHCHQKAFAAMGAVESALRLVPGMEVEVINSSCCGMAGAFGYEKKNLEVSMAMAERDLLPAVRAADGDTVLVADGTSCRHQIKDGAAREAVHVATILDRALA, translated from the coding sequence ATGACCGCCGCGTCGTCACATGACGGGACTCTGGCCGCGCGTCTCGACCGCGCGCTCGAAGGAGAAGTGCTGTTCGACCGCTTCTCCCGCGGGCGCTATTCGACCGACGCGTCGATCTACCAGGTCGAGCCGGTCGGCGTGGTCGTGCCGCGCACCCAGGACGATCTGATCGCAGCGATGGAGATCGGCCGGGAGGCCGGCGTCTCCTTGTTGCCGCGCGGCGGCGGCACCAGCCAGTGCGGACAGACCGTGAACCACTCGCTGGTGATGGACTGTTCCAAGCATCTCAACCGCATCGTCGAGATCGACCCGGAGAATATGCGCGCCGTGGTCGAGCCGGGGATCGCGCTGGATCATCTGAATGCGGCACTGAAGCCCTACGGCCTCTTCTTTCCGGTAGATGTCTCGACCGCCAGCCGGGCCACCATTGGCGGTATGACGGCGAACAATTCCTGCGGCGGGCGCTCGATCCATTACGGCATTATGGTCGACAACGTGCTCTCCATCGACGCTGTGCTGCCGACAGGGGAACAGCTCCATTTCGGCCCGGTGCCGGGCAATCTCGGCGCCATCGAGGCTGAGCCGCGCTACCGCGACCTGGTGCAGGAGATGCGTGCCATCGCCGGACGTGAGGCGGCGGAGATCGCGGAGAAGTTCCCGAAGCTTATGCGCCGGGTCGGCGGCTACAACATCAATTCGGTCGATCCTGCAGGGCACAATATGGCCAGCATGCTGGTCGGCTCGGAAGGCACGCTCGCCGCCTTCCGGCAGATCGAGCTGAAACTGCATCGTATCCCGACCCACCGGGTCATGGGCGTCTGTCATTTCCCGACCTTTTACAAGGCGATGGACGCGACCCAGCACATCGTAAAGCTGAAGCCGCACGCGGTGGAGCTGATCGACCGCAACATGATCGAGCTCGCGCGCGACATCCCGATCTTCAAGCCGATGATCGCCGAGTTCGTGAAGGGCGAGCCGGACTCTGTCCTCGTGGTCGAATTCGCCGGCGAGGATCACGCCGCCTGTGTCGCGCAGCTTCGCGAGCTCGAAGTCCTGATGGCCGATCTCGGCTATCCGGACGCGGTCGTGGATGCGACCGACGTGAGGCTGCAGGCAACCATCGGCGAGGTACGCAAGCAGGGTCTCAATATCATGATGTCGATGAAGCAGGCCGGGAAGCCGGTCTCCTTCATCGAGGACTGCGCCGTGCCGCTTGAGGATCTGGCGGAATTTACCGACAGGCTGACGAAAGTGTTCGAGAGCCACGGCACGCACGGTACCTGGTACGCCCATGCCTCCGTCGGCTGCCTGCATGTCCGCCCGGTGTTGAACATGAAGGAGGAAGGCGACGTGAAGCGCATGCGCGCGATCGCCGAGGCCGCCTTCGACATGGTCCGCGAATACAAGGGCTCGCACTCCGGCGAGCATGGCGACGGCATCGTCCGCTCCGAGTTCCACGAGAAGATGTTCGGCCAGCGCCTGGTGAAGGCGTTTGGCGACGTGAAGCAGGCGTTCGACCCGGCCGGCACGATGAATCCGGGTCGCATCGTCAATCCGCCGAAGATGGACGACCGCTCGCTCTTCCGTTTCAAGCCGGGCTACGCGCCGATGAAGCTGGAGACCGCGCTCGACTGGTCCGAGTGGGGCGGTTTCTCCGGCGCCGTCGAGATGTGCAACAACAACGGCGCCTGCCGGAAACGCGACGCGGGCGTGATGTGTCCGAGTTTCCGCGCGACGCAGAACGAGAAGGACCTGACGCGAGGCCGCGCCAACACGCTGCGCCTCGCGCTCTCCGGCCAGCTCGGACCCGAGGCGCTGGTCTCCGAGGAGATGAAGGAGACGATGGAGCTCTGCGTCTCCTGCAAGGGCTGCAAGCGGGAATGCCCGACCGGCGTCGACATGGCGCGGATGAAGGTCGAGTTCCTGCACCACTATCGCAAGAAACATGGTTTAGGCCTAAAGGATCGTCTGGTCTCCTATCTGCCGCGCTATGCGGAAGCGGCCTCGCGGTTCGATTATCTCGCCAATGCCCGTGACGTTGTGCCGGGTCTGAAGGGACTCTCCGAATGGCTGCTTGGCTTCAGCGCGAAGCGCAGCTTGCCGGTCTGGAGCGATGCGCCGTTCTCTGGGGCCGAGGCGGAGGGGGGCGATCCGGACGAGAGCGACGGGCGTGACGTGGTGCTGCTGAACGATACCTTCAGCACCTATTTCGAGCCGGAGAATCTCCGCGCCGCCCTGCGCGTGCTGCAGCGTCTCGGCTACCGGGTGCATGTCGTCGATCCGCGCGCAGAGGGTGGGCGCCATCTCTGCTGCGGCCGGACTTTTCTCGCTTCCGGTCTCGTAGACGAGGCGAAAACGGAAGCGCGCCGGATGATCGCCGCCTACCTGCCCTATATCCGCCGAGGCATTCCCGTCGTCGGGCTGGAACCTTCCTGCCTCTTCACGCTCCGGGATGAGTTCAAGGCGATGCTTCCGGGCGCGGAGACCGATCTCGTCGCCGAGCATGCGCTGCTGTTCGAGGAATTCATTGCCCGCGAGCAAAAGGCGGGAAAGATCTCCGCCAGTTTCAAACCGGTCGCCAGGAAGGCGCTGGTGCACGGCCACTGCCATCAGAAGGCCTTCGCCGCCATGGGCGCGGTCGAGAGCGCGCTGCGCCTCGTGCCCGGCATGGAAGTCGAAGTGATCAATTCGAGTTGCTGTGGCATGGCCGGCGCCTTCGGTTACGAGAAGAAGAACCTGGAGGTCTCCATGGCCATGGCGGAGCGCGACCTGCTGCCCGCCGTGCGCGCCGCCGACGGGGACACCGTGCTCGTCGCCGACGGCACCTCCTGCCGCCATCAGATCAAGGACGGCGCCGCCCGCGAGGCGGTCCATGTCGCAACCATCCTGGACCGCGCGCTGGCGTGA
- a CDS encoding pyridoxal-phosphate-dependent aminotransferase family protein: protein MTYKSGPHFLQIPGPSHVPGRILHAIGQPTIDHRGPEFQKLANEVLAKVKPIFKTECPVVIFPSSGTGAWEAALVNTMNPGDRVLMFETGQFSTLWSELATRVGLKPEVIPGDWRHGVDAAAIEERLKADKAHEIKGVCVVHNETSTGVTSNIRAVRKAIDAAKHPALLLVDTISGLGSADYRHDEWGADVTISGSQKGLMLPPGLSFNAVGPKALKASEKATINRSYWDWQHQIGMNKDGWFPYTPATNLLYGLKEACDMMMEEGLENVFARHDRWAEATRRAVKTWGLEVLCQNADEYSPVLTAVLMPDGHDADKYREVVLDKFDMSLGSGLGKVKGKVFRIGHLGYFNDLMLMGTLSGVEMGLAVAGVPHKKGGAQAAMEYLTGNA, encoded by the coding sequence ATGACCTACAAGTCCGGCCCCCATTTCCTGCAGATCCCGGGACCGAGTCATGTCCCCGGCCGGATCCTGCACGCCATCGGGCAGCCGACCATCGACCATCGCGGCCCCGAGTTCCAGAAGCTGGCGAACGAGGTGCTGGCGAAGGTGAAGCCGATCTTCAAGACCGAATGCCCGGTGGTGATCTTCCCGTCCTCCGGCACCGGCGCCTGGGAAGCGGCTCTGGTCAACACCATGAACCCCGGCGACCGGGTGCTGATGTTCGAGACCGGCCAGTTCTCCACCCTCTGGTCCGAGCTCGCGACCCGCGTCGGCCTGAAGCCGGAAGTCATTCCGGGCGACTGGCGCCACGGCGTCGACGCGGCGGCGATCGAGGAGCGGCTGAAGGCGGACAAGGCGCACGAGATCAAGGGCGTCTGCGTCGTCCATAACGAGACCTCGACCGGCGTCACCTCGAACATCAGGGCGGTGCGCAAGGCGATCGACGCGGCGAAGCATCCGGCGTTGCTCCTCGTCGATACGATCTCGGGCCTCGGCTCGGCCGATTACCGGCACGACGAATGGGGCGCGGACGTCACCATCAGCGGCTCGCAGAAGGGCCTCATGCTGCCGCCGGGCCTCAGCTTCAACGCGGTTGGCCCGAAGGCGCTGAAGGCGTCCGAGAAGGCGACGATCAACCGGTCCTACTGGGACTGGCAGCACCAGATCGGCATGAACAAGGACGGCTGGTTCCCCTACACCCCCGCCACCAACCTGCTCTACGGCCTGAAAGAGGCCTGCGACATGATGATGGAGGAGGGGCTGGAGAACGTGTTCGCCCGGCACGACCGCTGGGCCGAGGCGACCCGCCGCGCAGTGAAGACTTGGGGCCTCGAGGTGCTCTGCCAGAACGCAGATGAATACAGCCCCGTGTTGACAGCCGTGCTGATGCCGGACGGCCACGACGCCGACAAGTACCGCGAGGTGGTGCTCGACAAGTTCGACATGTCGCTCGGCTCCGGTCTCGGCAAGGTGAAGGGCAAGGTCTTCCGCATCGGCCATCTGGGTTACTTCAACGACCTGATGCTGATGGGCACGCTCTCCGGCGTCGAGATGGGCCTCGCGGTCGCCGGCGTGCCGCACAAGAAGGGCGGCGCCCAGGCGGCGATGGAATATCTGACCGGCAACGCTTGA
- a CDS encoding HlyD family type I secretion periplasmic adaptor subunit, with protein MTDLATTRLPDRPRVGRLALGALLAILLFVAGVALWSRLVPINAAILADGRITVQSYRKDIQTREGGRIDQILVKEGAAVSAGDPLLRLDPSQAWSEHDIIRDRLMQTLGRTARLNASLIGADAPDWPAELTGDHASPESARVMTIEATLFEAWERERAGKERVLERRIAELREEAASLAAELRSTDRQLPMIEEETADVATLLSKGLERKPRLLALKRARESLIGERNALRRRIAQAEENLAAAKLNLTAFRSQQKTELAEALTEASNEIATLRQQLKSARDRLRNTELRSPVAGEIVDLAFHTVGGVAAPGETIMSIVPRADELVVDARVRAGDIDGIYRGQLAEVRIGAYRWRNRPPLAARVIRVSADLLEDPATGRQYYEARLRFEAGGETADLKTGMAADIAFLTEERTAADYLLGPVGRELFRGFREP; from the coding sequence ATGACCGATCTCGCCACGACCCGGCTTCCGGACAGACCGCGTGTCGGGCGGCTCGCGCTCGGGGCTCTGCTGGCGATCCTCCTTTTCGTCGCCGGGGTCGCACTCTGGAGCCGTCTGGTTCCGATAAACGCCGCGATCCTCGCCGACGGCCGCATTACCGTGCAGTCTTACAGAAAGGACATCCAGACCAGAGAAGGCGGCCGTATCGACCAGATCCTCGTAAAGGAAGGCGCTGCCGTTTCAGCCGGCGACCCGCTGCTCCGTCTCGACCCTAGTCAGGCCTGGAGCGAGCACGACATCATCCGCGATCGGCTGATGCAGACCCTGGGACGCACTGCGCGTCTCAACGCAAGCCTGATCGGCGCCGACGCACCTGACTGGCCCGCAGAGCTGACGGGTGACCACGCCTCGCCGGAGAGTGCACGTGTCATGACGATCGAAGCCACCCTGTTCGAAGCCTGGGAGCGGGAGCGCGCGGGCAAGGAACGTGTGCTGGAGCGCAGGATCGCCGAGCTGCGCGAGGAGGCCGCCTCTCTTGCCGCGGAACTCCGCTCAACCGACCGGCAATTGCCGATGATCGAGGAGGAAACCGCCGATGTCGCAACGCTTCTCAGCAAGGGGCTTGAGCGCAAACCGCGCCTCCTGGCCCTGAAGCGCGCTCGTGAAAGCCTCATCGGAGAGCGGAACGCGCTCCGGCGGCGCATCGCGCAGGCCGAGGAAAACCTGGCGGCGGCGAAGCTCAATCTCACCGCATTTCGCAGCCAACAGAAGACCGAGCTTGCGGAGGCCCTGACAGAGGCCTCGAATGAAATCGCCACACTCCGCCAGCAGCTGAAGAGCGCGCGCGACAGATTGCGCAACACGGAACTCCGGTCGCCGGTCGCGGGCGAAATCGTCGACCTCGCGTTTCATACCGTGGGCGGCGTGGCCGCGCCCGGCGAGACGATCATGAGCATCGTGCCCCGTGCCGACGAACTGGTGGTGGATGCCCGCGTGCGGGCGGGAGATATCGACGGGATCTATCGCGGCCAGCTCGCAGAAGTCCGGATCGGCGCCTACCGCTGGCGCAACCGCCCGCCGCTCGCCGCCCGCGTGATCCGGGTCTCGGCCGACCTGCTGGAGGATCCGGCGACCGGGCGGCAGTATTACGAGGCCCGGCTCCGCTTCGAGGCCGGTGGCGAGACCGCCGACCTCAAGACCGGTATGGCGGCGGATATCGCCTTCCTCACCGAGGAGCGCACCGCCGCCGATTACCTTCTGGGCCCGGTCGGCCGGGAGCTGTTCCGGGGATTCCGGGAGCCTTGA
- a CDS encoding type I secretion system permease/ATPase, with product MNSTAPDAGSYDPAARLLLAKCAPGLALGLALSFAISLTMFIPPLYMLKLFSDVTTSGSIATVTGLSILALGAVLLFCVLDYLRHCTYHRLAAWFALRLGEQMLEPIAARALDRSETATGLIGDVNLVRDFVSGGALTAGLELVWTPMFFFALFLLHPYFGWLGLASGAGLLTLAIVNELLTRRAAAETTARAGAAYREIGSALNFPETLEAMGMLRRLGGRWRKLNLAMITANIRCAHRHSISMSAAKGLRMSLQIAVFGGGMLLVIDQSASVGTLIAASIILVRALAPLEQLLDRWRLWGAAGGAMRRLSKALDMPPRIVRGTMTLPRPCRSLDLKRVVFVPPGSRQPVIRGVSLHLEFGSFVCIAGAAAAGKTTLLKLIAGMWVPSAGALTLDGHDTHSWNRENFGRHVGYLPQSLQLFGPSVRAAITRLSEDTSDQVIEAARRAGIHDAIGRLPKGYDTDLDTALPLLSDGQRQQLAIARAFYGSPALLLLDEPDASLDQAAAQALAASLRAFARQGHLVLVSSHRTDMLRAADTVVLLDQGSVLKIASPRPVSQQRELPLQAIPEMAPTPETVEA from the coding sequence ATGAACAGCACCGCTCCAGACGCCGGATCGTACGATCCGGCCGCCCGCTTACTTCTCGCGAAATGCGCTCCAGGGCTGGCGCTCGGCCTGGCTCTGAGTTTCGCCATTTCGCTGACGATGTTCATTCCGCCGCTCTATATGTTGAAGCTTTTTTCCGACGTCACGACCAGCGGAAGCATCGCGACAGTGACCGGCCTCTCGATCCTGGCTCTGGGTGCCGTGCTGCTGTTCTGCGTCCTCGATTACCTCCGACACTGCACATATCACCGCCTCGCCGCCTGGTTTGCGCTCCGGTTGGGAGAACAGATGCTCGAGCCGATCGCGGCCCGTGCACTCGACCGTTCCGAAACCGCGACCGGGTTGATCGGCGACGTCAATCTCGTACGGGATTTCGTCTCGGGCGGCGCCCTCACCGCCGGTCTTGAGCTGGTCTGGACGCCCATGTTCTTTTTCGCGCTCTTCCTTCTGCACCCCTATTTCGGCTGGCTCGGGCTCGCCTCCGGAGCCGGGCTGCTGACACTGGCCATCGTGAATGAATTGCTTACCCGGCGGGCCGCTGCGGAAACGACCGCGAGAGCAGGCGCCGCCTATCGGGAAATCGGCAGCGCCCTGAACTTCCCGGAGACCCTGGAAGCGATGGGCATGCTGCGCCGCCTGGGCGGGCGCTGGCGGAAGCTGAACCTCGCGATGATTACGGCAAACATCCGCTGCGCCCACCGGCATTCCATATCGATGAGTGCGGCCAAGGGGCTCCGCATGAGCCTGCAAATCGCCGTGTTCGGCGGCGGCATGCTGCTGGTGATCGATCAGTCGGCGAGCGTCGGGACCTTGATCGCGGCCTCCATCATCCTGGTCCGCGCGCTTGCCCCGTTGGAGCAGTTGCTCGACCGCTGGCGGCTATGGGGCGCCGCCGGTGGCGCCATGCGTAGATTGAGTAAAGCGCTGGACATGCCGCCGAGGATCGTGCGCGGGACGATGACGCTGCCCCGGCCCTGCCGGTCGCTGGACCTGAAGAGGGTTGTTTTCGTCCCGCCGGGCAGCAGGCAACCTGTCATCCGGGGCGTCTCTCTCCACCTGGAATTTGGCAGCTTCGTTTGTATCGCGGGCGCTGCAGCTGCGGGAAAGACGACCTTGCTTAAACTCATCGCAGGGATGTGGGTGCCGTCCGCAGGGGCGCTGACCCTCGACGGTCATGACACGCACAGTTGGAACCGCGAGAATTTCGGGCGCCATGTCGGCTACCTGCCGCAATCGCTGCAACTCTTCGGTCCGAGCGTTCGCGCGGCCATTACGCGGCTGTCCGAAGACACGTCGGATCAAGTCATCGAAGCGGCAAGACGCGCCGGTATCCACGACGCGATCGGCCGCCTGCCGAAAGGCTACGACACGGACCTCGACACCGCCCTGCCATTGTTGAGCGACGGGCAGCGCCAGCAACTCGCCATCGCGCGCGCCTTCTATGGAAGTCCCGCCTTGCTCCTGCTAGACGAACCGGACGCAAGCCTGGACCAAGCTGCGGCCCAGGCGCTCGCTGCCAGTCTGCGCGCCTTCGCGAGGCAGGGACATCTCGTGCTCGTCTCCAGCCATAGAACGGACATGCTGCGGGCGGCCGATACAGTCGTTCTGCTCGACCAGGGAAGCGTCCTCAAGATCGCTTCGCCGCGCCCCGTATCCCAACAACGGGAGCTTCCCCTCCAGGCAATTCCGGAGATGGCCCCCACCCCGGAAACGGTCGAGGCATGA
- a CDS encoding calcium-binding protein, producing MASLPGGFDPALNLNIDTEQSILIRDFLDQIGVSESSVEEFTAPGSDVADGSEGLTPVLLPADMPYAAANVAADQQISIILNPDASDGSVLIIQGEGHARIRGGDGNDKIQGGSGNDTVTGGLGDDQLRGGAGDDEVFGGIGDDLIYGNKGNDTIGSDEGADRFFGGQGNDEIAGGNDDDILAGNRDADLLYGNSGFDILYGNQQDDTLFGGAGDDTLYGGQNADTLIGGRGDDALHGNLGGDQFVFQSNSGVDVIYDFVAGTDMILVASNINGLQVTEASDLLDRISSDATGNAVIDFGSGNLVTIDGLSATDLANDIASYITIN from the coding sequence GGATTTCCTGGACCAGATCGGCGTTTCGGAAAGCTCCGTCGAAGAATTCACAGCTCCGGGCTCCGACGTGGCTGATGGAAGCGAGGGGCTGACGCCTGTGCTTCTTCCGGCAGACATGCCCTATGCCGCTGCCAACGTGGCCGCCGACCAGCAGATTTCGATCATATTGAATCCCGATGCGTCCGACGGATCGGTCCTGATCATCCAGGGCGAAGGTCATGCCCGAATCCGCGGCGGCGACGGGAACGACAAGATCCAGGGCGGCAGCGGCAACGATACCGTCACCGGCGGCCTCGGAGACGACCAACTCCGCGGCGGCGCGGGAGACGATGAGGTCTTCGGAGGCATCGGCGACGATCTCATCTACGGCAACAAGGGCAATGACACCATCGGCTCCGACGAAGGTGCGGACAGATTCTTCGGCGGCCAGGGCAATGACGAGATCGCCGGTGGCAACGATGACGATATCCTGGCCGGAAATCGGGATGCCGACTTGCTCTACGGCAATTCCGGCTTCGACATTCTTTACGGCAACCAGCAGGACGACACGCTCTTCGGCGGCGCCGGCGACGATACCCTCTATGGCGGCCAGAACGCGGACACGCTGATCGGTGGACGGGGAGACGATGCTCTCCACGGAAATCTCGGGGGAGACCAGTTCGTTTTCCAGAGCAACAGCGGGGTCGACGTCATTTACGACTTTGTTGCCGGTACCGATATGATCCTCGTCGCCTCGAACATCAACGGGCTGCAGGTCACCGAAGCCAGCGATCTGTTGGACCGGATATCGAGCGATGCGACCGGAAATGCGGTGATCGATTTCGGCAGCGGAAACCTTGTCACGATCGACGGGTTGAGCGCGACCGATCTCGCAAACGACATTGCCTCTTACATCACGATCAACTGA
- a CDS encoding isocitrate lyase/PEP mutase family protein, which yields MTRLMDLIEPGKLLIAPGIFDGISARIADEFGFEALYMTGYGAVGSHLGLPDAGLASYTDMVGRVKVLADAVSAPLVADGDTGYGGLLNVQHTVRGYERAGAAGIQLEDQEFPKKCGHTPNRKVIPLEDMVEKIKVAAESRDSSDFAIVARTDARTNYGLDEALRRGEAFAKAGADILFIEAPESVEEMEKICSSFDKPLLVNVVEGGKTPVLSAEEYTGLGYSMAIYPGTGFLAMGAALRSVYGRLKETGSSLGASQKLDDFGAFSRTMGFGDVWDFEKAHARD from the coding sequence GTGACGCGGCTGATGGATTTGATTGAGCCGGGCAAATTGCTGATTGCCCCCGGTATTTTCGACGGTATTTCCGCCCGTATCGCCGACGAGTTCGGCTTCGAGGCGCTTTATATGACCGGCTATGGTGCGGTCGGCTCCCATCTCGGGCTGCCGGATGCGGGCCTCGCCAGCTATACCGACATGGTCGGCCGCGTGAAGGTACTGGCCGACGCGGTCTCCGCACCGCTGGTTGCGGACGGAGATACCGGGTACGGCGGGCTGCTCAACGTGCAGCACACGGTGCGCGGCTATGAGCGCGCGGGCGCGGCCGGGATCCAGCTCGAGGACCAGGAATTTCCGAAGAAATGCGGCCATACGCCGAACCGCAAGGTGATCCCGCTGGAGGATATGGTCGAAAAGATCAAGGTCGCGGCGGAAAGCCGGGACAGTTCGGACTTCGCCATCGTGGCCCGTACCGATGCCCGGACCAACTACGGTCTCGACGAGGCGCTGCGCCGGGGCGAGGCTTTCGCCAAGGCGGGGGCGGATATCCTCTTCATCGAGGCGCCGGAATCGGTCGAGGAGATGGAAAAGATTTGTTCCAGCTTCGACAAGCCACTGCTGGTCAATGTTGTCGAGGGCGGCAAGACTCCGGTGCTGAGCGCCGAGGAATATACCGGTCTCGGCTATTCCATGGCGATCTATCCGGGCACGGGGTTCCTTGCCATGGGAGCGGCGCTCCGCTCCGTCTACGGGCGTCTGAAGGAAACCGGATCCAGTCTTGGCGCGTCGCAGAAGCTGGACGATTTCGGAGCCTTTTCCCGCACCATGGGCTTCGGCGATGTATGGGACTTCGAAAAGGCGCACGCGCGCGACTGA